One Candidatus Obscuribacterales bacterium genomic window, AATTTCAATGACTAGATCAGGACAAACTGGACAAGCTTCATCCTTAACCCAAGTCTTCGGGAGGCGATCGTAGGAAATATAGGTAAGATCGGGCACAGGCACCCAAGGTTTATCTTGCCATCTCAGGAGCAGTGCCCATTCAATACACACTCGCCCTCGATTTTGGCTCCATGGACTGAGTAAGGTAAACAACGCGCCCGTAATTGCACTATGAAAAAAATTAGGGGACATAGTAGGGAGCAACACTTTCGGCACAGCTTGTCCA contains:
- a CDS encoding Uma2 family endonuclease, with the protein product MVHTTGKSITLDEFFALPDDDKTYEFVNGQAVPKVLLPTMSPNFFHSAITGALFTLLSPWSQNRGRVCIEWALLLRWQDKPWVPVPDLTYISYDRLPKTWVKDEACPVCPDLVIEI